From a region of the Marmota flaviventris isolate mMarFla1 chromosome 13, mMarFla1.hap1, whole genome shotgun sequence genome:
- the LOC114084317 gene encoding olfactory receptor 13C9, which produces MGWENQTILVEFFLKGLSGYPRLEVLFFVLILLLYVVILLGNGTLIILSILDSRLHTPMYFFLGNLSFLDICYTSTSIPSTLVSFLSERKTISFSGCAVQMFLGLAMGTTECVLLGMMAFDRYVAICNPLRYLIIMNRNSYVTMAAGSWLSGVVNSAVQTAFVVWLPFCRNNVINHFSCEILAVMKLACADISGNEFIMLVATTLFTLMPLLLIVISYSLIVSSILKIRSSEGRSKAFSTCSAHLTVVIIFYGTILFMYMKPKSKDILNSDGLDATDKLISMFYGVMTPMMNPLIYSLRNKDVKEALKNLLSRRLICK; this is translated from the coding sequence ATGGGATGGGAAAACCAAACcattctggtggaattttttctGAAGGGACTTTCTGGTTACCCAAGGCTTGAGGTACTCTTTTTTGTACTCATCTTATTATTGTATGTGGTCATCCTTCTGGGCAATGGCACCCTCATCATACTCTCCATACTCGACTCTCGCCTCCACACCCCTATGTACTTCTTCCTGGGGAACCTCTCCTTCTTGGACATCTGCTACACTAGCACCTCAATTCCTTCCACTCTGGTGAGCTTCCTCTCAGAAAGAAAAACCATTTCCTTCTCTGGCTGTGCAGTGCAGATGTTCCTTGGCTTGGCCATGGGGACAACAGAGTGTGTGCTCCTGGGAATGATGGCCtttgaccgctatgtggccatctgcaatcCCCTGAGGTATCTCATCATCATGAACAGGAATTCCTATGTGACCATGGCAGCTGGCTCCTGGCTTTCAGGCGTTGTCAACTCTGCAGTGCAAACTGCATTTGTGGTATGGTTGCCTTTCTGCAGGAATAATGTCATCAATCATTTTTCTTGTGAAATTCTGGCTGTCATGAAGTTGGCCTGTGCTGACATCTCAGGTAATGAGTTCATCATGCTTGTGGCCACAACTTTGTTCACTTTAATGCCACTTCTCTTGATTGTCATATCTTACTCATTAATCGTTTCCAGCATCCTCAAGATTCGTTCCTCTGAAGGGAGAAGCAAAGCCTTCTCTACCTGCTCAGCGCACCTGACTGTAGTAATAATATTCTATGGTACCATTCTCTTCATGTACATGAAACCCAAGTCTAAAGACATACTTAATTCAGATGGTCTGGATGCAACAGACAAACTTATATCCATGTTCTATGGGGTGATGACTCCCATGATGAATCCTTTAATCTACAGTCTTAGGAACAAGGATGTGAAGGAGGCATTAAAAAATTTACTGAGCAGAAGATTAATTTGCAAGTGA